The Cylindrospermopsis curvispora GIHE-G1 genome contains a region encoding:
- a CDS encoding pirin family protein, whose amino-acid sequence MIYHGANTRGMADHGWLKAKHTFSFANYHDPSRMGFGALRVINDDHIAARGGFATHPHRNMEIVTIPLQGSLRHEDSMGNSQVLQKGEIQSMSAGTGVLHSEFNHGDEDLKLLQIWVLPKKIGVQPRYEQKAFNPIDRRQKLQTVVSSDGEGLGINQDAWFSLADLEETSVEYKLHGKGQGVYVFVISGFANVNGKELFPRDGLGLEEDLHIQVFQQSELLVMEVPMLSS is encoded by the coding sequence ATGATTTACCATGGAGCAAACACCAGGGGTATGGCAGACCACGGGTGGCTTAAAGCGAAACACACATTTAGCTTCGCCAACTATCATGATCCTTCTCGTATGGGATTTGGGGCTCTTCGCGTCATCAACGATGACCATATAGCTGCTCGTGGGGGATTTGCTACCCACCCCCACAGGAATATGGAAATTGTGACCATACCTCTTCAAGGTTCTCTTAGACACGAAGATAGTATGGGAAACTCTCAAGTGCTGCAAAAGGGGGAGATTCAGTCCATGAGTGCAGGAACAGGTGTCCTCCATTCAGAATTCAACCATGGTGATGAGGATCTCAAACTCCTTCAAATCTGGGTCTTACCCAAGAAGATAGGTGTTCAGCCTAGATATGAACAAAAAGCCTTCAATCCTATCGATCGCAGGCAAAAGTTGCAAACAGTGGTTTCTTCTGATGGTGAAGGACTAGGGATCAATCAAGATGCTTGGTTTTCTTTGGCAGATCTAGAAGAAACTAGTGTGGAATATAAGTTGCACGGAAAAGGTCAAGGTGTGTATGTGTTCGTAATATCAGGATTTGCAAACGTCAATGGCAAAGAGCTATTTCCTCGGGATGGACTGGGACTGGAGGAAGATCTGCACATTCAAGTCTTTCAACAATCCGAGCTGTTGGTGATGGAAGTACCTATGTTATCATCATGA
- a CDS encoding CAP domain-containing protein, which translates to MLKISISAIGAGLLIASTNGGVTNLIPSFLPNNSYKLAQNNLNSANLETQVFQQINQYRVNQKLLTLTRNPSIDKQARIHSQNMASGKVPFSHQDFDKRVKAVNISYRGVAENVAYNQGVQDSATTAVRGWLKSPGHLKNIRGDYNLTGIGVAVNNKGEIFFTQIFLQSR; encoded by the coding sequence ATGTTAAAAATAAGTATTTCGGCTATTGGTGCAGGGCTTTTAATTGCATCTACTAATGGTGGAGTAACTAACTTAATTCCATCCTTTCTACCTAATAACAGCTATAAATTAGCTCAGAACAATTTGAATAGTGCCAACTTAGAAACTCAAGTTTTCCAACAAATCAATCAGTATCGTGTTAATCAGAAGTTACTTACCCTAACCCGTAACCCTAGCATTGATAAACAAGCTAGGATTCACAGTCAAAACATGGCTAGTGGCAAAGTTCCCTTTAGTCATCAAGACTTTGATAAACGAGTTAAAGCAGTTAACATTAGCTACCGTGGTGTAGCGGAAAATGTGGCTTATAATCAAGGAGTCCAAGATTCTGCTACTACTGCGGTTCGAGGTTGGTTAAAAAGTCCGGGACATTTAAAAAACATTCGAGGTGATTATAACCTAACTGGTATTGGTGTTGCGGTCAATAATAAGGGGGAAATTTTTTTCACCCAGATTTTCTTACAATCAAGATAA